CAGGGGGCTCGGCTTCATCAACGTCTTCGACGCGAACGGACGCCTCATCAAGCGCCTCACCTCGCGCGGCAAGCTCAATGCGCCGTGGGGGCTGGCCCTGGCGCCGGCCAGCTTTGGCAAGTTCGCCAACCGCCTGCTGGTGGGCAACTTCGGTGATGGCCTCATCAATGTCTATGATCCCGTGACGGGCCACTGGGAGGGCCGGCTGGAGCGGCCCGACGGGAGCCACGTCCGGATCGACGGTCTGTGGGGGCTGAGCTTCGGCAATGGCGTGCTGAACCAGCCCACCGACACGCTGTTCTTCACTGCGGGACCGGAGGATGAGGAGCACGGGCTGTACGGCCGGCTCGATCTGGTACGGGGCAACTGCCATGAGCTCGCCCCGGCCGACGACGAGGACACGATGGAGTGAGGACCCCGACACTGTCGCCGCGTCTCGAGTCCAGGCCCGGGAGTTCCGCTTGCTCCCGGGCCGCGCGGCGCCCAAGCTCGAGCGCATGAGCGCACCGCGAGAGCAGCTTCCCCCTGGTCCCCGAGGCATGCCCGTGCTCGGGACCCTGCTCGATTACGCGAAGGATCCGCTGGCCTTCATCACGCGGTGTGTCCGCGAGCATGGCGACGTGGTGTACTTCGACTTCCTGGGCCAGCCCACGTTCTCGCTCCAGAAACCGGAACACATCGAGCACGTGCTCGTCTCCCGGCACCGGCACTACATCAAGGACAAGCTCCAGCGCCGGCTGCTGGGGGAGCGTCTGCTGGGCAACGGGTTGCTCATCAGCGAGGGGGATTTCTGGCTGCGGCAGCGGCGGCTCATGCAGCCCGCCTTCCACCGCCAGCGCCTCGCCGCCTACGGGCGGGTGATGGTCGAGCACTCCCAGCGCCAGCTCGCATCCTGGCGGGACGGCGAGGTTCGCGACGTCTACCCGGACATGCTGCGGCTCACGCTCGGCATCGCCGTCAAATGTCTGTTCGACCTGGAGATGGAGGGCGAGGCGGAGTCCGTGGGCCCGTCGATCGCCCGGGTGATGGAGCACTTCGCCAGGATGCAGTCCCTGCTGCTGCCCGACTGGCTGCCCACGCCGGAGAACCTCGGCTACCGGGCGGCGGTGGACCGGCTGGACGCGCTCGTCTCCAGCCTCGTCCAGCGGCGGCGCGAGACGGGCACGGACGCGGGGGATCTGCTGTCGCTGCTGCTCCAGGTCCAGGACGAGGACGGGAGCCGGATGAGCGACCAGCAGATCCGCGATGAGGTGCTGACGCTGGTGCTCGCGGGCCACGAGACCACGGCCATCACCCTGGCCTTCTGCTGGCACCTGCTGGCCCGGCACCCGGAGGCGCAGGCGGCGCTGCACCGGGAGCTGGACTCGGTGCTGGGGGGACGGGCCCCCACGGTGGAGGACCTGCCCGCGCTGACCTTCACCGAGCACGTGGTGAAGGAGTCCCTGCGACTCTACCCGCCCGCGTGGTCGCTCAGCCGCGAGGCGCTGGAGGACGATGAGGTCGACGGCTGGCGCATCCGCGCGGGGGCGATGGTGGTGATGAATCCCTGGACGGTGCACCGGGACGCGCGCTTCTACGAGGAGCCCGAGGCCTTCCGTCCCCAGCGCTGGGCGGGTGGGTTGGAGCAGCGCCTGCCGCGCTTCGCGTGGTTCCCCTTCGGCGGAGGTCCGCGGCTGTGCATCGGCGTGGGCTTCGCGCTGATGGAGGCCCGGCTGGTACTGGCCTCGCTGGCCCAACGGTTCCGGTTCGAGCGGGTGCCCGACGACGAGGTGCAGCTGCTGCCGTCCATCACCCTGCGGCCGAAGCACGGGGTGAAGGTGCGGCTGCGCTCGCGCGCCGTGTAGTGGACGGTGCACTGCCCTCGCGGGTGATGGCCGCTCTGGCCGGCAATCCAGACACATACGGACCACCCCCATCGAGGCGCCGTTCCATGCTGAACGTTCGCGCGAGCCGTCCCCTGTTGGACGGCCGTTCCGCGGTGCTGTTCACACGTCTGGGCCTGCTGTCCGTGTTATGGGCCGCCCTCGTCGAGGGAAACCCCGAGGGGCTCGTCATGGGCCTGCTGGTGGTGCCCCTGGCCGCCTGGGGGAGTCTCGTCCTCGAGCCTCCCGGTGGTATGCGAGTGAACCCGCTGGAGCTGGTCCGACTCCTGCCCCTGTGCATGTGGCTGGCGCTTCGGGGTGGACTCGACGTGGCCCGCCGCGCGCTCCACCCCCGGTTGCCGCTCTCCCCGGGCCGGTTGGAGGTGCGCAGCCGGGTGCCGCGAGGCCCCGCGCGTCTCTTCCTCAACAGCGTGGTGAGCTTCATGCCCGGCACGCTCTCGGTGGAGGCGGAGGGGGACACCCTCTGTCTGCACCTGTTGGACGCGAGCCCCGAGTCGAGGGCCGCCTCGCTCACCCTGCTTCGCCAGCTGGAGGCGCGCGTGGTGCGCGTCTTCGGTCTTCCCCCGCCGCCACGAGGTCTGCCATGAGCCTGTTCTTCGCCGGAGTGGTCGTGCTCCTGGCCCTCACCGTGCTGAGCGTCCTGTCGTGGTGGGTGCGCGCGTCCACCTCCCATGAGCGCGTGCTGGCCGCCACCTTCTCCGGCTCGTTGGGCGTGGCCCTGCTGCTGCTGCTGGCGGAGGTCGCGGAGGTGTCGGTGCTCAGGGACGCGGCGCTCGTGCTCGCGGTGCTGGGCGCCGTGACCGTCTCCACCACCGCCTCGCGTCCCCAGGTGCCGCGCTCCCAGGCCACGCGTCCCGGCGTCGCGGAGGAGCGCGCGCGATGAATCCGCTCGACCTGCTCTCCTCCGTGCTCGTGGGGCTGGGGTGCTGCTTCTTCTTCGTGGGCGCGCTGGGGCTGGTGCGCTTCCCCGATGCCCTCAGCCGCCTGAACGCCGTGTCCAAGGCGGCCTCCGCCGGCCTGGGGTTCACGGTGCTGGGACTGCTGCTCCGGGCGGACTCCGTCTTCACCGCCCTGAAGCTGCTGTTCATCTGGGGCATCATGCTGGTGGCCTGTGCCACCAGCGGTCAGCTCGTGGGCCGCTCCGCGGTACGCGAGGAGCGGCGCGGACGCTGAGGCCCGGGACGGGCCCCTCGCGTCACTTCTTCGGCTCTCCCACGCCCTTCATGTCGATGGGACCCTGGGAGGGGCCGAGGGGAATCGCGCACGGGTTGCACATCCAGAAGCGCAGGATCATCCCGTTGGAGCCCTTGGCGTCGTACCAGGCGCCAAACACCTGGGGTGCCGCCTCACGCTTGCAGGTGAGGCAGACCTCTTTCTTCGCGTTCGTCTGAGCCATGTCCCAAACCTAGAGGAGTGGCTCAGCCGATCGCAACCTGGTGGCCACCGGCCGGATGCGAGCCGAGGAAGTGGGCCATCTGCTCCGGGGAGACGGCGCGCACGTTCGGGTCGGCCGGGTCGCGCACGAGGAAGTTGCCGTTGGCGTCCATGCCCGTGACGGTCACGAAGTGGCCGGAGGTGCGGCTCTCATCCTGGTGCGGCGGCATGGCGTGGAAGTCGCCGAGCGCGACGACCTGCTTGCCCTGGCGCAGCTGGTCCACCATCCACGACGTGTCCGTGCCCTGGTTGATTTGAGCGTTCTTGCCCATGGCGTTGGCCATGGCGACGATGCCGTTGACGTTGGTGCCCTCGGAGGAGTTCGTCCCGCCGATCTGGCCCAGGTGGTTGATGAGCTGGGCGTCGGTCATCCCGGCGCCGAAGCCCATGTCCCGGGCGATCATCGCCATGGCGGTGGGGCCGCAGTTCATGGCGCCGTTGGTGTAGCTGCCATCGGCACCGGACGGGCTGAGCTGGTTGATGTAGGGCACGTCATGGCCCACCGCGTGCTGCCCGTTGGTGAGGGGGGCGGCGCCGGAGGCACCCGACACCCCCGAGCCCGGGCCGATCGACGAGGGCCCACCGAGGCTCGGGCCGGAGCGCGTCGAGGCCGGGGTGAAGGTGCTGTCGCCGTTGATGCCGCCGGGGCTGGGCAGGCGCACCTGCTGGCCGGCCTGCAGCTTGCCGTCCTTGCTCCCGGGATTGAGCGACTTCAGCTGGTTGAGGATCTCCTCCTCCGAGCCCGGGAACCCGAGCATCTTGAGCAGCTTGGACAGCAGCTCGAGGGTGTCCTCCTTGTCCGCCTTGAACTTGCCCTGCGCATCGCCCGCGCCGTTCTTTCCCCCGAGCGCCTCCGCCAGCTTCGACAGCATCTTCTCGAGCTTGCCGAGCTCGTTCTTCGGGTTCGGAGCGTCGACCTTGTTGCCGAGAGCCCGGGCCAGGCCGCCGTGGACATTGGAGAGGGAAGAGCGGGAGATGATGGACATGGGGGGACCTCGTGACTCTCGGAATCGAGTGGGCTGTGGAATTGTCGGTGTGGGTAGGTGAAAGGTTGCCTCCCGATGATTTCTTCCTGATTTCCGACCTCATTTTTCTGGGGGGGGGGCCGCCGTTCCCGGCCGGACCGATATGTCCCTCGCGGGCCGGGCGTTCTCCGGGATGTCTCCAGCCATGGAAACCGGAGGGCTGCCATGTCGCGTCTGATGCTGCTGTCGGGTCTCATCCTCCTGGGAGTGGGGTGCGCGAGCACCGGCTCCACCGCTGCTCGCGCCGGCGAACCGGCGATGTCCCTGGGGCAGCCCGCGGGCGAGCCGTTGAGGATTCAAGGCCAGTCCATCACCGGCCCCACCTCGTCGCTGCTCATCTCCGAGGGGTTCATGCGCGGCCGCTTCCGCGACAAGCCGGTGTCGCTGGCGTGGGACTACCAGGAGCTCACCGGCGTGGTGGGCAGCCAGGGCACGCGGCTGGAGCTCGCCGAGGGGGACGACATGCGCGTCTGGGGCAGCTTCGCGGGCGCGTCGGTGGACATCGTCCTGAACGAGGACTGGCTGTATGGCCACGTCGCGGGCTGCGGCTATGCGATGAAGCGTGATGCGCGGGGCTTCGTGGGCCGGCGCATCTGTGGCGGCCCGCTGGAGCCGGACTTCCACGTGGCCTTCCCCCAGGCCCTGCTGGAGCGGCCGCTCGGCGAGAAGGCGGCGCTGATGACGCTCATGCTCGTCAACCATACGAGCACGTACTCGCCCTCGGTCTCCCTGGACCGCTTCACCCGGCCGCGCAACATCACCGCGTCCAGGGCCCCCTGAGCGTGGCCGCTCCCGGGGCAGGCGGGCCCCAGCAGCCCGTTCTTCCTTCGTGAGAAAGCCCGGCGGAGGGTTGGGTTCGCCGCTGTACGATGCGCACGGTCCTGGCGGGAGACACTCCGCCTCTCACCCCGACATCGTACAGGGACGACATGGTCGACTTTCGCAACTTCATCGGACGCGGCACCACGGCGGGCACGAAGCTCAACGTCCTCGCGCAGGTCATCTTCTTCGTGAACGTGGGCAGCGGCGAGTTCCTCGACGTGGGCGCCACCCAGGCCGCCTTCAAGGGGAAGATCGACACGGTCTTCTACAAGGGGGACCTGTCACTCACGCTGAAGCTGCACGAGGACGGCACGGCCGAGGTCAGCCTCAACGGCAACAAGGCGCCGCAGGCCACGTACACCGCCAGCGGCAACAAGCTGACCGTCGAGGCGAAGTTCGGCAGCCGCACGCAGGTCATCACCTTCGAGCAGGGCGGCAAGGGCAACGTGGAGACGTACCTGAGCGTGACGGGCTCGCAGAACATCACCGTGCACCTGGCGCCCTCCTCGAAGCCGGCCGTGGCCTGAGCGCGCCCCGCGTCCCCGGCGCCTCAGCCGTGGACGACCTGGCCGAAGCGCCGCATCCACTCCATCTCCTCGGAGGAGAGCGGGCCCTTCTCCAGCGCGGCGAGGTTCTCATCCAGCTGCGCGAGGCTCGCGGGGCCGTTGAGCACCACATCCACGTGGGGGTTGGAGAGGCAGAAGCGGTAGCAGTCGCCCGCGGTGGGCACCGGCCCCTCCCATCCGCTGGGTCGCTTGAGCAGCTTGCGCCAGTCGGTGGCGGTGTAGGCCACGATGGCGGGCTTGCGCTTCTCCAGGTGCGGGAAGATGTCGCGCTCGGCGCCCGGGTGCGCCGCGTTGTAGCGGATCATCAACACGTCCAGGGGCGAGTCCTCGGCGAGGCGGCCCGCGCGCGGGCGGTCATGGATGGAGACGCCGAGGGCGCGCACCTTGCCCTCCTGCTTGAGCTTCACCAGCTCCTCGACGGTGCCCTCGGTCCAGGCGCTCATCCGGCTCAGCCAGTAGAGCTGGTAGAGGTCCAGGTAGTCGACGCCGAGCACCTTGAGGGCGCGCTCGGCGCCGCGGCGCACCTGGCCGGGGAACCAGCCGAAGCTGGGGCCGGCGGAGATGACGAAGCGCTCGCGGTCACGCTTGAGGGCCTCGCGCAGCACGCGGGTGAAGCGGCCCTGGCGCGGGGTCCAGAAGATGTAGTTGAGCCCGCGCTCCAGCGCGGCGGACAGGCCGGCCTCGTCGATGCCGTAGTTGCCAGTGAGGCCCAGCCGGTGGACGCGCTTGCCGAAGGCGGGGACGTGACGCCAGGTGAAGTCCCGCGACGCGGTGGACGGCTGGGGGGCGGCGCTCATGGGGTGCTCCCGCTCAGCCGGGCGGTGATGCGTTCGAGCAGGGCCTTCTCCCCCTCGGCGAGCTTGCCGTCGGAGACGCACAGGGCGCGCGTGGCCTCCAGCACGTCGTCCGGGCGGGTGCGCAGCACCTCCAGGTCCGGCTCGGGCATGGTGCCACCGGCCTTGAGCTTGTCCATGAGGGTGTGCAGCTCTCCCTCGGGCACGTTCCAGCTGCGGCCCAGGCCCAGGATGACCAGACGCTCGGCCTGGGTGAGCTCCCGGTCGACCCATGCGACCTGCAGCAACAGCTTGATGACCTCGATGTTGAAGCGGTCCTCGGTGGAGAGCGT
This is a stretch of genomic DNA from Archangium violaceum. It encodes these proteins:
- a CDS encoding TerB family tellurite resistance protein → MTLSTEDRFNIEVIKLLLQVAWVDRELTQAERLVILGLGRSWNVPEGELHTLMDKLKAGGTMPEPDLEVLRTRPDDVLEATRALCVSDGKLAEGEKALLERITARLSGSTP
- a CDS encoding cation:proton antiporter, which translates into the protein MNPLDLLSSVLVGLGCCFFFVGALGLVRFPDALSRLNAVSKAASAGLGFTVLGLLLRADSVFTALKLLFIWGIMLVACATSGQLVGRSAVREERRGR
- a CDS encoding monovalent cation/H+ antiporter complex subunit F — translated: MSLFFAGVVVLLALTVLSVLSWWVRASTSHERVLAATFSGSLGVALLLLLAEVAEVSVLRDAALVLAVLGAVTVSTTASRPQVPRSQATRPGVAEERAR
- a CDS encoding C39 family peptidase, with translation MSIISRSSLSNVHGGLARALGNKVDAPNPKNELGKLEKMLSKLAEALGGKNGAGDAQGKFKADKEDTLELLSKLLKMLGFPGSEEEILNQLKSLNPGSKDGKLQAGQQVRLPSPGGINGDSTFTPASTRSGPSLGGPSSIGPGSGVSGASGAAPLTNGQHAVGHDVPYINQLSPSGADGSYTNGAMNCGPTAMAMIARDMGFGAGMTDAQLINHLGQIGGTNSSEGTNVNGIVAMANAMGKNAQINQGTDTSWMVDQLRQGKQVVALGDFHAMPPHQDESRTSGHFVTVTGMDANGNFLVRDPADPNVRAVSPEQMAHFLGSHPAGGHQVAIG
- a CDS encoding cytochrome P450, which translates into the protein MSAPREQLPPGPRGMPVLGTLLDYAKDPLAFITRCVREHGDVVYFDFLGQPTFSLQKPEHIEHVLVSRHRHYIKDKLQRRLLGERLLGNGLLISEGDFWLRQRRLMQPAFHRQRLAAYGRVMVEHSQRQLASWRDGEVRDVYPDMLRLTLGIAVKCLFDLEMEGEAESVGPSIARVMEHFARMQSLLLPDWLPTPENLGYRAAVDRLDALVSSLVQRRRETGTDAGDLLSLLLQVQDEDGSRMSDQQIRDEVLTLVLAGHETTAITLAFCWHLLARHPEAQAALHRELDSVLGGRAPTVEDLPALTFTEHVVKESLRLYPPAWSLSREALEDDEVDGWRIRAGAMVVMNPWTVHRDARFYEEPEAFRPQRWAGGLEQRLPRFAWFPFGGGPRLCIGVGFALMEARLVLASLAQRFRFERVPDDEVQLLPSITLRPKHGVKVRLRSRAV
- a CDS encoding Na+/H+ antiporter subunit E, with product MLNVRASRPLLDGRSAVLFTRLGLLSVLWAALVEGNPEGLVMGLLVVPLAAWGSLVLEPPGGMRVNPLELVRLLPLCMWLALRGGLDVARRALHPRLPLSPGRLEVRSRVPRGPARLFLNSVVSFMPGTLSVEAEGDTLCLHLLDASPESRAASLTLLRQLEARVVRVFGLPPPPRGLP
- a CDS encoding aldo/keto reductase; its protein translation is MSAAPQPSTASRDFTWRHVPAFGKRVHRLGLTGNYGIDEAGLSAALERGLNYIFWTPRQGRFTRVLREALKRDRERFVISAGPSFGWFPGQVRRGAERALKVLGVDYLDLYQLYWLSRMSAWTEGTVEELVKLKQEGKVRALGVSIHDRPRAGRLAEDSPLDVLMIRYNAAHPGAERDIFPHLEKRKPAIVAYTATDWRKLLKRPSGWEGPVPTAGDCYRFCLSNPHVDVVLNGPASLAQLDENLAALEKGPLSSEEMEWMRRFGQVVHG